The DNA window TCGTGACGATGGCGCCAACGCTTGACGAAAGCCCCGCCGGCTGAAATCTAGGAAGACCTTACTCCTGCCAAAAGCGATTTGATGCACGTCATCACCACCCAGAAAGAACTCGAGACCGTTCTCGCCGCTTTCGAAAAGTCGGATTTCGTCACCGTCGACACCGAATTCATTCGAGAAACGACCTTTTGGCCGATCCTGTGCCTGATCCAGATGGCCGCGCCCGGCGTGACGGCGCTGATCGATCCGCTGTCGCCTGATATCGACCTGAAGCCGTTCTTCAAGCTGATGGCCAACGAGGCGGTGGTCAAAGTCTTCCACGCCGCAAGGCAGGACATCGAAATCATCGTCCACCTCGGCGATCTGGTTCCGCATCCGGTGTTCGACACGCAAGTGGCGGCGATGGTCTGCGGCTTCGGCGACAGTGTTTCCTATGATCAGCTCGTGCAGCGGATCACCGGGGCGCGGCTCGACAAGTCATCGCGTTTCACCGACTGGCGCCACCGGCCGCTTTCCGACAAGCAGCTCGACTACGCGCTGGCCGACGTCACCCATCTGATCGAGGTCTATCAGCACCTCAGCGCCGAGCTGGTGCGGGAAAACCGCGCCCATTGGCTCAACGAGGAAATGGAGGTCCTGACCTCGCGCGAGACCTATGACCCGCATCCCGAGGACGCCTGGAAGCGGCTGAAGATGCGGCTGCGCAAGCCGCAGGAACTGGCGATCGTGCAGGGCGTGGCGGCATGGCGCGAGCGCGAAGCGCGCGAACGCGACGTGCCGCGCGGCCGCGTGCTCAAGGACGATGCGATCTACGAGGTGGCGCAGCAGGCGCCGCGCGACGCGGCAGCCCTTGGCAAACTGCGCACGACGCCGAAGGGCTGGGAGCGCTCCTCGACGGCGACGGCGCTGCTCGGCGCGGTCAACACCGCGCTTGCCTTGCCCAAGGAGCAGATGCCGAAACTGCCGAAGAATTTCCAGCCGCCCGAGGGCTCGAACGCCGCGGCGGAGCTGTTGAAGGTGCTGCTGCGGATCGTCGCCGAAAAAGAGGGCGTCGCCTCGAAAGTGCTGGCCTCCAGCGACGACATCGACCGCATCGCCGCCGAGGGCGAGGAAGCCGACGTACCCGCCCTGCAGGGCTGGCGGCGCGCGGTGTTCGGCGAGGCGGCGCTCAAGCTGGTGCGCGGCGAGATCGGCATCAAGTTCGACAAGCGCAAGATCGCCGTGTTCGACCTGTAGAGACTCCGGAGCTGAGGCATCGGAGCAATCTGTTCGTCCGTGTCGAATGCTGCTAGTTCGTTGCGATGAATTCGGATCAGGACGAGAACCGAAGATACGATGCGATTGACGCATTGCGCGCAATCGCGGTGATGCTGGTTCTGATTTTCCACTATACGTCGCGCTTCCCCGCCGATTACATCCGTTTCCCGCATCAGATGACTGTGCCATGGAACGGAATCGTTGGTGTCTTTC is part of the Mesorhizobium loti genome and encodes:
- the rnd gene encoding ribonuclease D, with the translated sequence MHVITTQKELETVLAAFEKSDFVTVDTEFIRETTFWPILCLIQMAAPGVTALIDPLSPDIDLKPFFKLMANEAVVKVFHAARQDIEIIVHLGDLVPHPVFDTQVAAMVCGFGDSVSYDQLVQRITGARLDKSSRFTDWRHRPLSDKQLDYALADVTHLIEVYQHLSAELVRENRAHWLNEEMEVLTSRETYDPHPEDAWKRLKMRLRKPQELAIVQGVAAWREREARERDVPRGRVLKDDAIYEVAQQAPRDAAALGKLRTTPKGWERSSTATALLGAVNTALALPKEQMPKLPKNFQPPEGSNAAAELLKVLLRIVAEKEGVASKVLASSDDIDRIAAEGEEADVPALQGWRRAVFGEAALKLVRGEIGIKFDKRKIAVFDL